From a single Microbacterium terrisoli genomic region:
- a CDS encoding aminotransferase class V-fold PLP-dependent enzyme — MSLPRAEIDPDGLLEYSVVFTDRSLNHMSARFIGEMQQLLGILRTTYHADSAAVVPGGGTYAMEAVARRLATGKRCLIVRNGLFSYRWSQILDTGRISDDVAVCTARPVEDVPQAAWQPAPLGEVIEAIRTQRPQVVFAPHVETAAGILLPDDYVRAVADAVHHVDGIFVLDCIASGAMWVDMEALGVDVLLSAPQKGWSGTPCAGYVMLSPAGRKAVASGTATSFSIDLAKWLDISDAYRDGRAAYHATMPTDSLAANLVRMVETRDRGLETLRTAQVELGTRVRELFASHGMPSVAASGFDAPSVVVVHTDDADLHSGAAFVREGVQVAAGVPLHCGEPATFSSVRVGLFGLDKLGDVDGTVTRLAAVLDRIRG; from the coding sequence ATGAGCCTCCCCCGCGCTGAGATCGACCCCGATGGGCTGCTCGAGTACTCGGTGGTGTTCACCGACCGCTCGCTGAACCACATGTCGGCACGCTTCATCGGCGAGATGCAGCAACTGCTCGGCATTCTGCGCACCACGTACCACGCCGACAGCGCCGCGGTCGTGCCGGGCGGCGGAACCTACGCGATGGAGGCGGTCGCGAGGCGCCTGGCCACCGGCAAGCGGTGCCTGATCGTGCGCAACGGGCTGTTCTCGTACCGGTGGTCGCAGATCCTCGACACGGGACGCATCAGCGACGATGTCGCCGTGTGCACGGCCCGCCCGGTCGAAGACGTGCCGCAGGCGGCGTGGCAGCCAGCGCCGCTCGGCGAGGTGATCGAGGCCATCCGCACGCAGCGCCCGCAGGTCGTCTTCGCCCCGCACGTCGAGACGGCCGCGGGAATCCTGCTGCCCGACGACTACGTCCGCGCCGTCGCCGACGCCGTGCACCACGTCGACGGCATCTTCGTCCTGGACTGCATCGCATCCGGCGCGATGTGGGTCGACATGGAGGCGCTCGGCGTCGACGTGCTGCTCAGCGCGCCGCAGAAGGGATGGAGCGGCACCCCGTGCGCGGGGTACGTCATGCTCAGCCCTGCGGGGCGGAAGGCCGTGGCATCCGGAACCGCGACGAGCTTTTCGATCGACCTCGCGAAGTGGCTGGACATCTCGGACGCCTACCGCGACGGGCGTGCCGCCTACCACGCGACGATGCCCACCGACTCGCTCGCCGCGAACCTGGTGCGGATGGTCGAAACCCGCGACCGCGGACTCGAGACGCTGCGCACCGCGCAGGTCGAGCTCGGCACACGCGTGCGAGAGCTGTTCGCATCGCACGGGATGCCGTCGGTGGCCGCATCCGGATTCGACGCGCCGAGCGTGGTCGTCGTGCACACCGACGACGCCGACCTGCACAGCGGCGCCGCCTTCGTGCGCGAAGGCGTGCAGGTCGCTGCGGGAGTGCCGCTGCACTGCGGCGAGCCGGCGACGTTCTCGAGCGTGCGCGTCGGACTGTTCGGGCTCGACAAGCTCGGCGACGTCGACGGCACCGTCACGCGGCTGGCGGCGGTGCTCGACCGCATCCGGGGCTGA
- the ribD gene encoding bifunctional diaminohydroxyphosphoribosylaminopyrimidine deaminase/5-amino-6-(5-phosphoribosylamino)uracil reductase RibD gives MTVSDVEHDAMRRALALARRGPRGVNPQVGAVILSPSGDILAEGWHHGAGTPHAEVDALSQLSPGQAHAATAVVTLEPCNHTGRTGPCSLALIDAGVARVIYGLDDPNPRASGGAERMRAAGLSVVGGVLADDGVAQLRDWLTVQELGRPHVTVKWAQSLDGRAAASDGTSQWITGPAARADVHRRRSEADAIIAGTGTVLADDPALTARTEDGGLYDHQPLPVVLGARATPDEAAVRRHPVPPLFVSDHDLHALLQTLRERGVQRVFVEGGPTVASAFVRAGLADEVLAYIAPVLLGGRRLALGDLGVDTIGDARRLTVASIDRLGDDLLVVANPEHTAPRSALGHPAAQKENA, from the coding sequence ATGACGGTCAGCGACGTCGAGCACGACGCCATGCGGCGCGCGCTCGCCCTCGCACGCCGCGGCCCTCGCGGCGTGAACCCACAGGTGGGTGCGGTGATCCTCTCCCCCTCCGGCGACATCCTCGCCGAAGGCTGGCATCACGGAGCCGGCACCCCGCACGCCGAGGTCGATGCGCTCTCGCAGCTCTCCCCCGGGCAGGCGCACGCCGCCACCGCGGTGGTCACGCTCGAGCCGTGCAATCACACCGGCCGCACCGGGCCGTGCTCGCTGGCGTTGATCGACGCCGGCGTCGCCCGCGTCATCTACGGCCTGGACGACCCGAACCCGCGCGCGAGCGGCGGCGCCGAACGGATGCGGGCTGCCGGCCTCAGCGTCGTCGGCGGCGTGCTCGCCGACGACGGCGTCGCACAGCTGCGCGACTGGCTCACCGTGCAAGAGCTCGGCCGCCCGCACGTGACGGTGAAGTGGGCGCAGAGCCTGGACGGCCGGGCCGCGGCATCCGACGGCACCAGCCAGTGGATCACCGGACCCGCAGCCCGCGCCGACGTCCATCGCCGCCGCTCCGAGGCCGATGCGATCATAGCGGGCACCGGCACGGTGCTCGCAGACGACCCCGCCCTGACCGCTCGCACCGAGGACGGCGGCCTGTACGATCACCAGCCCCTGCCGGTCGTCCTCGGCGCGCGGGCGACGCCGGATGAGGCGGCCGTGCGCCGTCACCCGGTGCCGCCGCTGTTCGTGTCCGACCACGACCTGCACGCGCTGCTGCAGACCCTGCGCGAGCGCGGAGTGCAGCGCGTGTTCGTCGAAGGCGGCCCGACCGTGGCCAGCGCGTTCGTGCGCGCGGGCCTGGCCGACGAGGTCCTGGCCTACATCGCCCCCGTCCTGCTCGGCGGGCGGCGGCTCGCGCTCGGCGACCTCGGCGTCGACACGATCGGCGACGCGCGGCGACTGACCGTGGCATCCATCGACAGACTCGGCGACGACCTGCTCGTCGTCGCGAACCCGGAGCACACTGCGCCTCGCAGCGCGCTCGGGCACCCAGCCGCTCAGAAGGAGAACGCCTGA
- a CDS encoding ABC transporter permease, with translation MTPGPAQGGSDAATYAHPSLDELRAEAMARGRRPRRFGSWYATEHMLRAMRAYGWTIVVGALGQPLVYLFGLAVGLAALIQQDIPTGGGGAVSYLVFVAPALLMTATIAVASEEFTYPVMAGFKWRRYFYGFNASALSSPQIANGVMIAASARMLFAGGAYYLFIWAFGAMTGMMTVPDPATGWISVLIGLVAGLSFGMPLMAYAASLEADKGQFALVQRFVFMPMFLFSGTFYPLAVLPWGLQWIGWISPLWHATELGRMATFDAPVNVVMLVVHVGYLLVLSIGGYLLTRRAFTRRLAK, from the coding sequence ATGACTCCGGGACCGGCTCAGGGCGGCTCGGATGCCGCGACCTACGCCCACCCGTCGCTGGACGAGCTGCGCGCCGAGGCGATGGCCCGCGGGCGCAGACCGCGCCGGTTCGGCTCGTGGTACGCCACCGAGCACATGCTGCGCGCGATGCGCGCCTATGGCTGGACGATCGTCGTGGGCGCCCTGGGCCAGCCCCTCGTGTATCTGTTCGGACTCGCGGTGGGGCTCGCCGCCCTCATCCAGCAGGACATTCCCACCGGTGGCGGCGGCGCGGTGTCGTACCTCGTGTTCGTGGCACCCGCGTTGCTGATGACGGCGACCATCGCCGTGGCATCCGAAGAATTCACCTACCCCGTGATGGCCGGCTTCAAGTGGCGACGTTACTTCTACGGCTTCAACGCCTCGGCCCTCTCGTCGCCGCAGATCGCGAACGGCGTCATGATCGCCGCCTCGGCGCGGATGCTGTTCGCCGGCGGCGCGTACTACCTGTTCATCTGGGCGTTCGGCGCGATGACCGGGATGATGACGGTCCCCGACCCGGCGACAGGCTGGATCTCGGTGCTGATCGGCCTCGTGGCCGGCCTCTCGTTCGGCATGCCGCTGATGGCATATGCCGCATCTCTCGAAGCCGACAAGGGCCAGTTCGCGCTCGTGCAACGGTTCGTCTTCATGCCGATGTTCTTGTTCTCGGGCACGTTCTACCCGCTCGCGGTGCTGCCCTGGGGGCTGCAGTGGATCGGCTGGATCTCGCCGCTGTGGCATGCGACCGAACTCGGCCGCATGGCCACGTTCGACGCGCCGGTCAACGTCGTCATGCTCGTGGTGCACGTCGGATATCTGCTCGTGCTGAGCATCGGCGGCTACCTGCTGACCCGCCGCGCTTTCACCCGGAGGCTGGCGAAATGA
- a CDS encoding ABC transporter permease, protein MTVAPPETMRDAVPRRGGVRALWAGNPWAVVQRGLIAARSSSWVVILSGFFEPVFYLLSMGIGLQSFIGEVQVTPGVAVSYAAYIAPALLAVSAMNGAIYDSTWNVYFKLNYGKLYEGMLATSLGPLDVALGEILYALLRGLVYACGFMIIMQVAGLNLAATAILALPAVLLIAFGFASLGMAVTSYMKTFQHMDWLNIVLLPMFLFSATLYPISIYPQWIQSVIMAFPLWHGVELIRALTTGAYSTAMIWHVLYYVVMIAVGLVFTTKRLRALFLD, encoded by the coding sequence ATGACCGTCGCGCCTCCCGAGACGATGCGGGATGCCGTGCCCCGCCGCGGGGGTGTGCGAGCGCTGTGGGCGGGCAACCCCTGGGCGGTCGTGCAGCGCGGTCTGATCGCGGCTCGCTCGTCGAGCTGGGTGGTCATCCTCTCCGGATTCTTCGAGCCGGTCTTCTACCTGCTGTCGATGGGCATCGGTCTGCAGAGCTTCATCGGCGAGGTCCAGGTGACGCCGGGCGTGGCCGTCTCCTACGCCGCGTACATCGCACCGGCGCTGCTGGCGGTGTCGGCCATGAACGGCGCGATCTACGACTCGACGTGGAATGTGTACTTCAAGCTCAACTACGGCAAGCTCTACGAGGGCATGCTGGCCACCTCGCTCGGCCCGCTGGATGTCGCGCTCGGCGAGATCCTGTACGCGCTGCTGCGGGGACTCGTGTATGCGTGCGGGTTCATGATCATCATGCAAGTCGCCGGGCTCAACCTTGCCGCGACCGCGATCCTGGCTCTGCCGGCGGTGCTGCTGATCGCATTCGGGTTCGCCAGCCTGGGCATGGCCGTCACCAGCTACATGAAGACGTTCCAGCACATGGACTGGCTCAACATCGTGCTGCTGCCGATGTTCCTGTTCTCGGCGACGCTGTACCCGATCTCGATCTACCCGCAGTGGATCCAGTCGGTCATCATGGCCTTCCCCCTGTGGCACGGTGTCGAGCTGATCCGGGCGCTGACCACGGGCGCCTACTCGACCGCGATGATCTGGCACGTCCTCTACTACGTCGTGATGATCGCCGTCGGCCTGGTCTTCACCACCAAGCGCCTGCGTGCCCTGTTCCTGGACTGA
- the ribA gene encoding GTP cyclohydrolase II, with translation MSLATIPEALEALRQGRPVLVADDENRENEGDAILSAQLATPEWLAWTIRYSSGYLCAPMPADWADRLDLPPMVANNQDSRGTAYTVSVDAADRVSTGISATDRAHTLNVLADPDSTPTSVIRPGHVLPLRAVDGGVRERSGHTEAAVELMRLAGLAPVGAIGEVVNDDGSMMRLPGLIEMGEREGVPVITIERLIAYLDEHEPRTEQVTHRRRVSLRAEANVPTAHGRFRFLAYKDRITGTDHLAVVSGTLDGDAPLVRVHSECLTGEAFGSLKCECGPQLQAALDAIDKDGGVVIYMRGHEGRGIGLINKLRAYSLQERGLDTVDANLALGLPADARDYAAAAGILSDLGVQRVRLLTNNTDKVRQLREAGLDIVEQVPLLVGVGPNNHQYLQTKRDKMGHLIDTDDLEEALQDMRDAEALHGVTGHGAAEAEHGEIEPKGADA, from the coding sequence ATGAGCCTGGCCACGATCCCCGAAGCACTCGAGGCCCTGCGACAGGGCCGCCCGGTGCTGGTCGCCGACGACGAGAACCGCGAGAACGAGGGTGATGCCATCCTCTCGGCACAGCTGGCGACGCCCGAATGGCTCGCCTGGACGATCCGGTACTCCAGCGGCTACCTGTGCGCGCCGATGCCGGCCGACTGGGCCGACCGGCTCGACCTGCCCCCGATGGTGGCCAACAACCAGGACTCGCGCGGCACCGCGTACACGGTGAGCGTGGACGCCGCCGACCGCGTCTCGACCGGGATCAGCGCCACCGACCGCGCGCACACGCTGAACGTGCTGGCCGATCCCGACTCGACTCCGACCTCGGTCATCCGCCCCGGCCATGTGCTGCCGCTGCGCGCCGTGGACGGCGGCGTGCGCGAGCGCAGCGGCCACACCGAAGCAGCCGTCGAGCTGATGCGTCTGGCCGGGCTCGCCCCGGTCGGAGCGATCGGCGAGGTCGTCAACGACGACGGCAGCATGATGCGCCTGCCCGGTCTGATCGAGATGGGCGAGCGTGAAGGAGTGCCGGTCATCACCATCGAGCGGCTGATCGCCTATCTCGACGAGCACGAACCGCGCACCGAGCAGGTCACCCACCGGCGCCGCGTGAGCCTGCGCGCCGAGGCGAACGTGCCCACCGCACACGGCCGGTTCCGCTTTCTCGCGTACAAGGACCGCATCACCGGCACCGACCACCTCGCGGTGGTCTCGGGCACCCTGGACGGCGACGCGCCGCTCGTGCGCGTGCACTCGGAATGCCTGACCGGTGAGGCATTCGGCTCCTTGAAGTGCGAATGCGGTCCGCAGCTGCAAGCGGCGCTGGATGCCATCGACAAGGACGGGGGCGTGGTCATCTACATGCGCGGCCACGAGGGGCGCGGCATCGGTCTGATCAACAAGCTGCGCGCCTACAGCTTGCAGGAGCGCGGCCTGGACACCGTCGACGCCAACCTCGCCCTGGGCCTGCCGGCCGACGCCCGCGACTACGCCGCGGCTGCCGGCATCCTCTCCGACCTCGGCGTGCAGCGCGTGCGTCTGCTCACCAACAACACCGACAAGGTGCGCCAGCTGCGCGAAGCCGGGCTCGACATCGTCGAGCAGGTGCCGCTGCTGGTCGGGGTCGGCCCCAACAACCACCAGTATCTGCAGACCAAACGCGACAAGATGGGGCACCTCATCGACACCGACGACCTCGAAGAGGCGCTGCAGGACATGCGGGATGCCGAGGCCCTGCACGGCGTGACAGGACACGGCGCGGCAGAGGCAGAACACGGTGAGATCGAACCCAAGGGAGCAGACGCGTGA
- a CDS encoding riboflavin synthase — MFTGIIEEVGQITAVSPSGDGMRLTVHAPLTVSDAAHGDSIAVSGVCLTVVEQGEDWFTADVMRQTLEMSTLDEIPVGRRVNLERALTATARLGGHIVQGHIDGTGEVRQVRPGAQWRVLRIGIPAGLADLVVDKGSIAVDGVSLTISDVSAAGAHDPWFEVSLIPETLTATTLGERAPGERVNLETDILARHVRRLAQFAAASAAPRIADDLPSELDGSEPNSVHSDEVHSDEAHSDEVHSDEGGLA; from the coding sequence ATGTTCACCGGAATCATCGAAGAGGTCGGACAGATCACCGCCGTCTCGCCCTCCGGCGACGGCATGCGACTGACCGTGCATGCCCCGCTCACCGTCTCGGATGCCGCGCACGGCGATTCGATCGCCGTGTCGGGCGTGTGCCTGACCGTGGTCGAACAGGGCGAGGACTGGTTCACCGCCGACGTGATGCGACAGACCCTGGAGATGTCCACGCTCGACGAGATCCCCGTCGGGCGACGCGTGAACCTCGAACGCGCGCTGACGGCCACGGCGCGCCTGGGCGGCCACATCGTGCAGGGACACATCGACGGCACCGGCGAGGTGCGACAGGTGCGCCCGGGCGCGCAGTGGCGCGTGCTGCGCATCGGCATCCCGGCAGGTCTGGCCGACCTCGTCGTCGACAAGGGCTCGATCGCCGTCGACGGCGTCTCGCTGACCATCAGCGACGTGAGCGCTGCCGGTGCCCACGACCCGTGGTTCGAAGTGTCGCTGATCCCCGAGACCCTCACCGCCACAACGCTCGGTGAGCGCGCGCCCGGCGAACGCGTGAACCTCGAGACCGACATCCTCGCCCGACACGTGCGACGGCTCGCGCAGTTCGCCGCAGCCTCGGCTGCGCCGCGGATCGCCGATGATCTCCCGTCCGAGCTGGACGGGTCCGAACCCAACAGTGTCCATTCAGACGAAGTCCATTCAGACGAAGCCCATTCAGACGAAGTCCACTCAGACGAAGGAGGGCTCGCATGA
- a CDS encoding class I adenylate-forming enzyme family protein, giving the protein MGNTDYDPSELKRVFEAHFTWAAAFERNTHRYAHRPAMTDPPTGRRWTYAELGETTGRLVEGLRAAGVGVGDIVCHQLKNTPEFAFLYIAAQGLRAVSSPMNFRLAPAETAHILDQAKPVVFVYDGTDAANVATALELAAHRPRVLAAVGGDQAGLVEGAIAFEDLFAADAASFRAPQDASTWDETSRLYTSGTTGMPKAVPLTSLNEVLTAHDVTMHFPLGPTDKSMNMSPWFHRGGNYCAGPNTAFFVGAEVVTLPQFDPDVVLDAVEDYHLTYVIGAPTNLERLAEVQEAHPRDLSSLRGMVTMGAPLSHDAALRYQRVLTPRIANGYGTTEAFWNTYLRPDDLPEAAGAAGRACLDDDVAVVRVQRDRISAPDEHARHDGQEIGEVIMRSVKSGYSYLGNPEEQAEKFRDGWVYPGDLATWDEDEIVTIVGRKDDMIISGGENVHPVQVEEVLASHAGVADSIVVGLPDPQWGEIVVAYVQPREGSLTDAAAAASELDAFVHASVKIADYKRPRRYAFVDELPYTATGKKQHFKMREQAPADAEAGRFIAPAPGR; this is encoded by the coding sequence ATGGGGAACACCGACTACGACCCGAGCGAACTCAAGCGCGTGTTCGAGGCCCACTTCACGTGGGCCGCAGCATTCGAACGCAACACGCACCGTTATGCCCACCGACCGGCGATGACCGACCCGCCCACCGGCCGCCGATGGACCTATGCCGAGCTCGGCGAGACCACCGGACGCCTGGTCGAGGGACTGCGCGCGGCGGGTGTGGGCGTCGGCGACATCGTGTGCCACCAGTTGAAGAACACTCCCGAGTTCGCGTTCCTGTACATCGCCGCACAGGGGCTGCGGGCCGTGAGCTCTCCGATGAACTTCCGCCTCGCGCCGGCCGAGACCGCGCACATCCTCGACCAGGCCAAGCCCGTGGTCTTCGTCTACGACGGGACGGATGCCGCGAACGTCGCGACCGCCCTGGAGCTGGCCGCGCATCGCCCGCGGGTGCTCGCAGCGGTCGGCGGCGATCAGGCGGGTCTCGTCGAGGGCGCGATCGCGTTCGAGGACCTGTTCGCCGCGGATGCGGCATCCTTCCGCGCGCCCCAAGACGCCAGCACCTGGGACGAGACGAGCCGTCTGTACACGAGCGGCACCACCGGCATGCCCAAGGCCGTGCCGCTGACCAGCCTGAACGAGGTGCTCACCGCCCACGACGTGACGATGCACTTCCCGCTCGGGCCCACCGACAAGTCGATGAACATGTCGCCCTGGTTCCACCGCGGCGGCAACTACTGCGCGGGCCCGAACACGGCGTTCTTCGTGGGCGCCGAAGTGGTCACCCTCCCCCAGTTCGATCCCGACGTCGTGCTCGACGCGGTCGAGGACTACCACCTCACCTATGTCATCGGCGCCCCGACGAACCTCGAGCGGCTCGCCGAGGTGCAGGAGGCCCACCCCCGCGACCTGTCCAGCCTGCGCGGCATGGTGACGATGGGCGCGCCGCTCAGCCACGATGCGGCGCTGCGCTACCAGCGCGTGCTGACCCCGCGCATCGCGAACGGATACGGCACGACCGAGGCGTTCTGGAACACGTACCTGCGCCCCGACGACCTGCCCGAGGCCGCCGGGGCCGCCGGACGCGCATGCCTGGACGACGACGTCGCCGTCGTGCGCGTGCAGCGGGACCGGATCTCGGCGCCCGACGAGCACGCGCGCCACGACGGGCAGGAGATCGGCGAGGTCATCATGCGCTCGGTCAAGTCGGGGTACTCCTACCTCGGCAACCCCGAGGAGCAGGCTGAGAAGTTCCGCGACGGCTGGGTCTATCCGGGCGACCTGGCCACCTGGGACGAGGACGAGATCGTCACGATCGTGGGACGCAAAGACGACATGATCATCTCCGGCGGCGAGAACGTGCACCCCGTGCAGGTCGAAGAGGTGCTGGCCTCGCACGCCGGCGTCGCCGATTCGATCGTGGTCGGTCTGCCCGATCCGCAGTGGGGCGAGATCGTCGTCGCCTACGTGCAGCCGCGAGAGGGTTCATTGACGGATGCTGCGGCTGCGGCATCCGAATTGGATGCCTTCGTGCACGCCAGCGTCAAGATCGCCGACTACAAGCGGCCGCGCAGGTACGCGTTCGTCGACGAGCTTCCTTACACAGCCACCGGCAAGAAGCAGCACTTCAAGATGAGGGAGCAGGCACCGGCCGACGCCGAAGCCGGCCGCTTCATCGCC
- a CDS encoding ABC transporter ATP-binding protein yields the protein MLAPVIRAANLVKTYAVKGKPDFRAVDDLSFEVAPGESFGLLGPNGAGKSTTMKMVGAVSTRTSGDLEILGLDPDRFGPEIRSRLGVVPQEDNLDGELNARENLYVYGRYFGLPGKVCAQKADELLAFAQLEEKAKSKVDQLSGGMKRRLTIARGLINDPRVLLLDEPTTGLDPQARHVLWDRLFRLKERGTTLVLTTHYMDEAEQLCDRLIVVDKGRIMAQGTPSSLIREHSSREVAELRFGSQHNETAAAQLAGLGDRLEVLPDRILIYARDGEAVLARVAELGLQPLTSLVRRSSLEDVFLRLTGRSLIE from the coding sequence GTGCTCGCACCTGTGATCCGTGCCGCGAATCTCGTCAAGACGTACGCGGTGAAAGGCAAGCCCGACTTCCGCGCCGTCGACGACCTCAGCTTCGAGGTGGCCCCCGGTGAATCGTTCGGTCTGCTCGGTCCCAACGGAGCCGGCAAGTCGACGACGATGAAGATGGTCGGCGCTGTCTCGACGCGCACCTCCGGTGACCTCGAGATCCTGGGGCTCGACCCTGACCGGTTCGGCCCTGAGATCCGTTCGCGGCTGGGCGTCGTGCCGCAGGAAGACAACCTCGACGGTGAGCTGAACGCCCGCGAGAACCTCTACGTGTACGGGCGCTATTTCGGTCTGCCCGGCAAGGTGTGCGCGCAGAAGGCCGACGAGCTGCTCGCATTCGCGCAGCTGGAGGAGAAGGCCAAGAGCAAGGTCGACCAGCTCTCGGGCGGCATGAAGCGGCGCCTGACCATCGCGCGCGGCCTCATCAACGACCCGCGCGTCCTTCTGCTGGACGAGCCGACCACCGGCCTCGACCCGCAGGCTCGGCATGTGCTGTGGGACCGCCTGTTCCGGCTCAAAGAGCGCGGGACGACCCTGGTGCTGACCACGCACTACATGGACGAGGCCGAGCAGCTGTGCGACCGCCTGATCGTCGTCGACAAGGGGCGCATCATGGCGCAGGGCACGCCCTCCTCGCTGATTCGCGAGCACTCCAGCCGCGAGGTGGCCGAGCTGCGCTTCGGATCGCAGCACAACGAGACCGCCGCAGCCCAGCTGGCAGGCCTCGGCGATCGCCTCGAGGTGCTGCCCGATCGCATCCTCATCTACGCGCGTGACGGCGAGGCCGTGCTGGCCCGCGTCGCCGAGCTGGGCCTGCAGCCGCTGACGAGCCTCGTGCGTCGTTCCAGCCTCGAAGACGTCTTCCTGCGGCTGACCGGAAGGTCGCTGATCGAATGA
- a CDS encoding DUF2269 family protein, with protein sequence MGTVMIILHVITAVFIVGPMAVIPMTGLRTLRSGNASAVRSLAKSTAIFSWLSLITFVIGFGVAGAWKISIGTPWILWSIIAYVIAFVLSVFVVAPQLNKAAGQVDGAAEGTKPAGYGVITASSGIASLLLLVVVLLMVWH encoded by the coding sequence ATGGGTACCGTCATGATCATCCTGCACGTCATCACCGCCGTCTTCATCGTCGGCCCGATGGCCGTCATCCCGATGACCGGCCTGCGCACGCTGCGATCCGGCAACGCGTCTGCAGTGCGCAGCCTGGCAAAGTCCACCGCGATCTTCTCGTGGCTCTCGCTGATCACTTTCGTGATCGGGTTCGGCGTGGCCGGCGCGTGGAAGATCAGCATCGGCACTCCGTGGATCCTGTGGTCGATCATCGCCTACGTGATCGCTTTCGTGCTGAGCGTGTTCGTCGTCGCACCGCAGCTGAACAAGGCCGCCGGCCAGGTCGACGGTGCAGCCGAAGGCACCAAGCCCGCCGGCTACGGCGTGATCACCGCCAGCAGCGGCATCGCGAGTCTGCTGCTGCTCGTGGTCGTCCTGCTGATGGTCTGGCACTGA
- the ribH gene encoding 6,7-dimethyl-8-ribityllumazine synthase: MSRTGAPKAHEIDGTGVRVVIVAGTWHETITEGLIAGAQRTLEAAGAEHRLVRVPGSFELALAAQAAFAGGADAVVALGVIVRGGTPHFDYVSHATTDGLNRVALDAGKPVGFGILTLDDEQQGLDRAGLPGSKEDKGAEAAEAALRMVTVIGELAG, translated from the coding sequence GTGAGCAGAACCGGAGCGCCGAAAGCACACGAGATCGACGGCACCGGCGTGCGGGTGGTCATCGTCGCCGGCACCTGGCACGAGACCATCACCGAAGGGCTGATCGCGGGAGCGCAGCGGACCCTGGAGGCCGCCGGCGCCGAGCACCGGCTCGTGCGCGTGCCCGGCTCGTTCGAACTGGCGCTGGCAGCCCAGGCCGCATTCGCCGGGGGTGCCGACGCGGTCGTGGCCCTGGGCGTGATCGTGCGCGGCGGCACTCCGCACTTCGACTACGTGTCGCACGCGACCACCGACGGACTGAACCGGGTGGCACTGGATGCCGGTAAGCCGGTCGGATTCGGGATCCTCACTCTGGACGACGAGCAGCAGGGCCTGGACCGGGCGGGCCTGCCCGGTTCGAAGGAGGACAAGGGCGCAGAAGCCGCCGAAGCGGCCCTGCGCATGGTGACCGTGATCGGCGAGCTCGCCGGCTGA
- a CDS encoding 5-methyltetrahydropteroyltriglutamate--homocysteine S-methyltransferase → MTTPAYRADIVGSFLRPAALKDARARHAEGTLDDGGLREVEDAAIADLVQKEADNGLQDATDGEFRRSWWHFDFFGHLGGVDLVELDHGIQFQGVQTKSRGVEVNGPIRFDPQHPFLDHFRAVKDLATRTGATPKFTIPSPTVLDFRLEPDHIAGGYDGRDAIVDDLVQAYRDALAAFYDAGARYLQLDDTAWAYLCSEAELAKARERGIATDGIAERYAGILNRVLQGKPDDLTVTTHVCRGNFRSTWISSGGYEPVAEQLLDVVQYDGYFLEYDSDRAGGFEPLRFLPEGDKRVVLGLITSKSGELENPDDVKRRIDEASAFAPLEQLALSPQCGFASTEEGNVLSEDEQWAKVRSVVDIAADVWR, encoded by the coding sequence GTGACCACTCCTGCCTACCGCGCCGATATCGTCGGCAGCTTCCTCCGCCCCGCCGCTCTCAAGGACGCCCGCGCCCGGCACGCCGAGGGGACCCTCGACGACGGGGGCCTGCGCGAAGTCGAAGACGCGGCCATCGCCGATCTCGTGCAGAAAGAGGCCGACAACGGGCTGCAGGATGCCACGGACGGGGAATTCCGTCGTTCCTGGTGGCACTTCGACTTCTTCGGGCACCTCGGCGGTGTCGACCTCGTCGAACTGGACCACGGCATCCAGTTCCAGGGCGTGCAGACGAAGTCACGAGGCGTTGAGGTGAACGGTCCCATCCGGTTCGACCCGCAGCATCCCTTCCTGGACCACTTCCGCGCGGTCAAGGATCTCGCCACGCGCACCGGCGCCACACCGAAGTTCACGATCCCCTCGCCGACGGTGCTCGACTTCCGCCTCGAGCCCGACCACATCGCCGGCGGCTATGACGGACGCGACGCGATCGTCGACGACCTCGTGCAGGCCTACCGCGACGCGCTGGCCGCGTTCTACGACGCCGGGGCCCGCTACCTTCAGCTGGATGACACGGCGTGGGCCTATCTGTGCAGCGAGGCCGAACTGGCCAAGGCCCGTGAGCGGGGCATCGCCACGGATGGCATCGCCGAGCGCTACGCCGGCATTCTCAACCGCGTGCTGCAGGGCAAGCCCGATGATCTGACCGTCACGACCCACGTGTGCCGCGGCAACTTCCGCTCGACCTGGATCTCGTCGGGCGGCTACGAGCCGGTGGCCGAGCAGCTGCTGGACGTCGTGCAGTACGACGGCTACTTCCTCGAGTACGACAGCGATCGCGCCGGCGGGTTCGAGCCGCTGCGGTTCCTGCCCGAAGGCGACAAACGGGTCGTGCTGGGGCTGATCACAAGCAAGTCCGGTGAGCTGGAGAATCCCGACGACGTCAAACGCCGCATCGACGAGGCCTCCGCGTTCGCACCGCTCGAGCAGCTCGCGCTGAGCCCGCAGTGCGGTTTCGCCTCGACCGAAGAGGGCAACGTGCTCAGCGAAGACGAGCAGTGGGCCAAGGTCCGCTCGGTCGTGGACATCGCCGCCGACGTCTGGCGCTGA